A window of the Microplitis mediator isolate UGA2020A chromosome 5, iyMicMedi2.1, whole genome shotgun sequence genome harbors these coding sequences:
- the LOC130667681 gene encoding odorant receptor 22c-like yields the protein MLNRDEKSDYLTTTSCEELWNLDITILNTVGVSLRNAFGGEYRKSNLLEITLYIVGLIVHSLFIYFALYTLYVVKNIDLDFITDFIPVVFGMSMTILKGSTLWFHRRELFEILKEFHTRWIYAKTKVHLHNKIHMLINTSKKVRYCYMTSIIVIGLSFGLRPYLLLFTYYLKTLALQSNSTIDFSVVIYPLAYPFTYQTMNPYVLLLLYEQCVNYFAICYVTCDTIFIQLMTHTSINFLVLADDFRNMNQHIDINNNDSDNDNDGVQHMIELVKKHRSMLSICEKIESSYSRVVFFTMILNGLDLCLCILSLDKQLSEGNWELVTKNVVHAFALFVQIIIYCNFSNTAAEMTARIQKSIYDSEWTNCSIRFKKMLMLMMTYTSRKYKFSAYGIITLDREQMTKIFQTTMSYFTLLRSFT from the exons ATGCTTAACAGAGATGAAAAAAGCGATTACCTGACTACAACATCATGTGAAGAACTTTGGAATTTAGATATAACAATTTTGAATACAGTAGGTGTATCGCTTCGTAATGCATTTGGTGGTGAATATcgtaaatcaaatttattggaaattaCATTATATATTGTGGGACTTATTGTACATagtttattcatatatttcgCTTTATACACATTGTatgttgttaaaaatattgatttagattttattaCTGATTTCATCCCGGTTGTATTTGGTATGTCGATGACTATTCTAAAG ggTTCAACATTATGGTTTCATCGACGTgagttatttgaaattttaaaagaatttcATACTCGATGGATTTATGCCAAGACAAAAGTCCATTTAcacaataaaattcatatgcTCATCAATACTTCGAAGAAAGTACGGTATTGTTATATGACTTCTATTATAGTCATCGGTTTATCTTTTGGTCTACGTCCATATTT GTTACTATTTACTTACTATTTGAAAACATTAGCCCTTCAATCAAATAGTACAATTGATTTTTCAGTGGTTATTTACCCACTTGCATACCCATTTACGTATCAGACGATGAATCCATACGTTTTATTGTTACTGTATGAGCAATGTGTTAATTACTTTGCTATTTGTTACGTAACATGTGATACTATTTTCATTCAACTTATGACTCACActtcaataaactttttg GTATTAGCTGATGACTTTAGAAATATGAATCAacatattgatattaataataacgataGCGATAACGATAATGATGGTGTTCAACATATGATAGAATTGGTTAAGAAACATCGTTCCATGTTATC AAtatgtgaaaaaattgaatcttCATACAGTCGTGttgtattttttacaatgataTTGAACGGATTGGATCTTTGTTTATGTATTCTTTCTTTAGATAAA caATTATCGGAAGGAAATTGGGAATTAGTAACAAAAAATGTAGTTCATGCATTTGCACTTTTTgtccaaataataatttactgcaatttttcaaatacgGCTGCAGAAATG acagCACGTATTCAAAAGTCAATTTATGACTCGGAGTGGACGAATTGTAgtattagatttaaaaaaatgttaatgctAATGATGACATATACTagtagaaaatataaattttcagcataCGGTATTATAACACTTGATCGTGAACAAATGACGAAG ATTTTTCAAACAACGATGAGTTACTTTACACTCTTAAGAagttttacataa
- the LOC130667676 gene encoding sensory neuron membrane protein 2-like isoform X1, whose translation MTSCRTRFRNFLSYVPGLVLISLGIYLATEKPHTHYVINQIREEAELVEGRYGYEIWKDLDIYFKVRLYHITNPENVMEGENPIIEERGPYVYNLNMKKRVTHVDEKLDEMAFTIFRTYQFNKSASGSFSEDDQVVLLNSAYLGTLNTIATKFPAFIGRFGNSIHNLFPKTYDVFLRGKVKDILFDGLPLICDPVKYKDLAMLCNFLKGKKPPIIKDTDKPGVYSYSLFDKNNYTDSDPFTVNRGVENKDALGNTTSYKNLRITKYWSEKECNVVSGTDSITWAPMTEKLPFVSVYEPNICRRMTPNFKREVIVNGLMGYRYELDETTWLKENMGCYCLPNAKKVPECLQTGLLEITKCQDAPVIFSEPHFLHADPNLLEYARGLKPDPIEHTTFITIEPLSGAPLSGSKKIQLNLNLQRIPGITLLANVSEGLFPILWAEEANVARVELLGPVINAHRLLNVFKYFTWIPIVIGIFLITKQMWYRSLSEPNDTLNRIQVTTITTTALRPEDNNFLRQPNQQLALIRPANRNRNRVFNK comes from the exons atgaCTTCTTGTCGTACtcgatttcgaaattttttgtcgTACGTTCCGGGATTGGTACTAATATCATTAGGAATTTATCTTGCTACTGAAAAACCGCATACTCATTatgtaattaatcaaattcgtgag gAAGCAGAATTAGTTGAAGGAAGATATGGCTATGAAATATGGAAAGATTtagacatatattttaaagtaagGCTGTACCACATAACAAATCCCGAAAATGTCATGGAAGGAGAAAATCCTATTATCGAAGAACGTGGCCCCTAtgtttataa CTTAAACATGAAGAAACGAGTGACACACGTGGATGAAAAACTTGACGAGATGGCTTTCACCATATTTAGAACTTATCAGTTCAACAAAAGTGCATCCGGAAGTTTTTCTGAAGATGATCAAGTCGTTTTATTAAACAGTGCTTATTTAGGAACCCTCAACACT ATAGCAACTAAATTTCCGGCGTTCATCGGCCGTTTTGGCAACAgtatacataatttatttcctaAAACTTACGATGTATTTTTACGTGGCAAAGTAAAAGACATATTATTCGACGGATTGCCATTGATATGCGACCCTGTTAAATACAAAGATCTAGCTATGTTATGTAACTTTCTCAAAGGAAAAAAGCCACCCATAATTAAAGACACCGACAAACCAGGCGTCTATTCATACAGTTTGTTCGacaaa AATAATTATACCGATAGTGATCCCTTTACAGTAAATCGTGGTGTTGAAAATAAAGACGCGTTAGGTAACACAACGTCGTACAAAAATTTACGTATAACAAAATATTGGAGTGAAAAAGAATGCAATGTAGTGTCGGGTACAGATTCAATAACTTGGGCACCAATGACTGAAAAGTTACCATTTGTATCGGTATACGAACCTAATATATGTCG ACGAATGACGCCAAATTTTAAAAGAGAAGTAATAGTAAATGGTTTAATGGGCTACCGGTATGAACTGGATGAAACTACATGGCTAAAAGAAAATATGGGTTGTTACTGTCTACCTAATGCAAAAAAAGTACCGGAATGTCTGCAAACCGGTCTTCTAGAAATCACCAAATGTcag gaTGCACCGGTAATATTTTCTGAACCGCATTTTCTTCATGCGGATCCGAACCTTTTGGAGTATGCACGTGGCTTAAAACCAGATCCAATTGAACACACGACATTTATAACAATCGAGCCTCTGAGCGGAGCACCACTCAGTggttctaaaaaaattcaacttaatctaAACTTACAAAGAATTCCTGGCATCACTTTGCTCGCAAATGTTTCCGAAGGACTTTTTCCAATTCTTTGGGCCGAAgag gCAAATGTAGCACGTGTTGAATTGCTGGGACCAGTTATTAATGCACACCgtcttttaaatgtttttaaatacttcACATGGATACCGATTGTTattggaatatttttaataacaaaacagATGTGGTATCGCAGTCTTTCAGAACCAAATGACACGTTAAATCGCATACAagtaacaacaataacaacaacagcaTTACGTCCGGAGGATAATAATTTCCTACGTCAACCGAATCAGCAACTCGCCTTGATAAGACCCGCGAATCGTAATCGCAACCGCGTCTTCAATAAGTGA
- the LOC130667679 gene encoding proton-coupled amino acid transporter-like protein pathetic, which translates to MWKSTSEKDTPGNQMKEFSSTTKIAPAIGEYNEKDELYDPFEHRDKKNTYSDLGSLVHMVKSSLGSGILAMPNALKNGGLLFGGIGTLLIGLLCGHCVHILVRSSHALCRRTKTPKMTYSETAQTAFACGPKAIRPYANFMKLAVDTALCCTYFGGACVYVVFISTTIKQITDYHTGSDINIRLYILALIPACILLSQIRNLRYLIPFSALANVFMIVGLASTLYYVFYDFKPTNDIKYIASVENLPKFFATVIFAIEGIGVVMPIENSMEKPNHFLGCPSVLNITMTIVVALYAIMGIFGYLKYGEETKSIITLNLPIDDTFAQVVKLTIALAILFTYGLQFFVPLEITSAAVRSRLSHKYGAIGETVWRIVMALLTVVIALAIPNLEPFISLVGAVFFSFLGIAIPVIVETISCWEGHLGTCYWRLIKNSLLGVFSIFALISGTWVAMSDIIENYA; encoded by the exons atgtGGAAGAGTACGTCTGAAAAAGATACACCTGGGAATCAAATGAAGGAATTTAGCAGCAC TACAAAGATAGCACCTGCTATCGGTGAATACAACGAGAAAGATGAACTCTATGATCCATTTGAACATCGAGATAAGAAAAATACCTATTC tgaTCTCGGTTCATTGGTCCATATGGTAAAATCATCCCTAGGCTCAGGAATATTAGCGATGCCAAATGCATTAAAAAACGGCGGTCTTCTATTCGGTGGAATAGGAACACTCTTAATAGGATTACTTTGTGGTCACTGTGTCCACATTCTCGTCAGGTCATCTCACGCACTCTGTAGGCGGACGAAAACTCCCAAAATGACATATTCTGAAACAGCACAAACAGCATTTGCCTGCGGACCTAAAGCAATAAGACCGTATgcaaatttcatgaaattagCAGTAGACACAGCACTTTGTTGCACTTATTTTGGTGGTGCTTGTGTTTACGTTGTGTTTATTTCAACTACTATCAAGCAA ATAACCGATTATCATACAGGTtctgatataaatataaggctatatattTTAGCATTAATACCAGcatgtattttattatcacaaaTACGCAATCTCAGATACTTAATACCGTTTTCGGCACTTGCTAATGTATTTATGATTGTTGGCTTGGCGTCAACTCTCTATTACGTCTTCTATGATTTCAAACCAACGAATGACATCAAATATATCGCCAGCGTTGAAAATTTACCGAAATTCTTTGCTACAGTTATTTTTGCCATCGAAGGAATCGGCGTG GTGATGCCAATCGAAAACAGTATGGAAAAACCCAACCACTTTCTAGGCTGCCCAAGTGTTCTTAACATAACTATGACTATTGTTGTTGCTTTGTACGCGATAATGGGAATATTTGGTTACTTGAAATATGGTGAAGAAACAAAATCAATCATTACTCTCAATTTACCAATTGATGACAC ATTCGCTCAAGttgttaaattaacaatagCATTAGCTATTCTTTTTACTTATGGTCTGCAATTTTTTGTTCCACTTGAAATAACATCAGCAGCAGTGAGATCTAGATTGAGTCATAAATACGGTGCTATTGGCGAAACAGTGTGGAGAATAGTTATGGCTTTACTTACTg tTGTGATTGCTCTGGCGATACCAAATCTCGAGCCTTTTATTTCATTAGTCGGCGCAGTATTTTTCTCCTTTCTGGGAATTGCTATCCCCGTTATTGTTGAGACAATTTCATGCTGGGAAGGTCATCTAGGTACGTGCTACTGGAGgctcattaaaaattcattacttggagttttttcaatattcgCATTAATATCTGGCACGTGGGTCGCGATGTCtgatataattgaaaattacgCGTAG
- the LOC130667676 gene encoding sensory neuron membrane protein 2-like isoform X2 — protein MEAELVEGRYGYEIWKDLDIYFKVRLYHITNPENVMEGENPIIEERGPYVYNLNMKKRVTHVDEKLDEMAFTIFRTYQFNKSASGSFSEDDQVVLLNSAYLGTLNTIATKFPAFIGRFGNSIHNLFPKTYDVFLRGKVKDILFDGLPLICDPVKYKDLAMLCNFLKGKKPPIIKDTDKPGVYSYSLFDKNNYTDSDPFTVNRGVENKDALGNTTSYKNLRITKYWSEKECNVVSGTDSITWAPMTEKLPFVSVYEPNICRRMTPNFKREVIVNGLMGYRYELDETTWLKENMGCYCLPNAKKVPECLQTGLLEITKCQDAPVIFSEPHFLHADPNLLEYARGLKPDPIEHTTFITIEPLSGAPLSGSKKIQLNLNLQRIPGITLLANVSEGLFPILWAEEANVARVELLGPVINAHRLLNVFKYFTWIPIVIGIFLITKQMWYRSLSEPNDTLNRIQVTTITTTALRPEDNNFLRQPNQQLALIRPANRNRNRVFNK, from the exons ATg gAAGCAGAATTAGTTGAAGGAAGATATGGCTATGAAATATGGAAAGATTtagacatatattttaaagtaagGCTGTACCACATAACAAATCCCGAAAATGTCATGGAAGGAGAAAATCCTATTATCGAAGAACGTGGCCCCTAtgtttataa CTTAAACATGAAGAAACGAGTGACACACGTGGATGAAAAACTTGACGAGATGGCTTTCACCATATTTAGAACTTATCAGTTCAACAAAAGTGCATCCGGAAGTTTTTCTGAAGATGATCAAGTCGTTTTATTAAACAGTGCTTATTTAGGAACCCTCAACACT ATAGCAACTAAATTTCCGGCGTTCATCGGCCGTTTTGGCAACAgtatacataatttatttcctaAAACTTACGATGTATTTTTACGTGGCAAAGTAAAAGACATATTATTCGACGGATTGCCATTGATATGCGACCCTGTTAAATACAAAGATCTAGCTATGTTATGTAACTTTCTCAAAGGAAAAAAGCCACCCATAATTAAAGACACCGACAAACCAGGCGTCTATTCATACAGTTTGTTCGacaaa AATAATTATACCGATAGTGATCCCTTTACAGTAAATCGTGGTGTTGAAAATAAAGACGCGTTAGGTAACACAACGTCGTACAAAAATTTACGTATAACAAAATATTGGAGTGAAAAAGAATGCAATGTAGTGTCGGGTACAGATTCAATAACTTGGGCACCAATGACTGAAAAGTTACCATTTGTATCGGTATACGAACCTAATATATGTCG ACGAATGACGCCAAATTTTAAAAGAGAAGTAATAGTAAATGGTTTAATGGGCTACCGGTATGAACTGGATGAAACTACATGGCTAAAAGAAAATATGGGTTGTTACTGTCTACCTAATGCAAAAAAAGTACCGGAATGTCTGCAAACCGGTCTTCTAGAAATCACCAAATGTcag gaTGCACCGGTAATATTTTCTGAACCGCATTTTCTTCATGCGGATCCGAACCTTTTGGAGTATGCACGTGGCTTAAAACCAGATCCAATTGAACACACGACATTTATAACAATCGAGCCTCTGAGCGGAGCACCACTCAGTggttctaaaaaaattcaacttaatctaAACTTACAAAGAATTCCTGGCATCACTTTGCTCGCAAATGTTTCCGAAGGACTTTTTCCAATTCTTTGGGCCGAAgag gCAAATGTAGCACGTGTTGAATTGCTGGGACCAGTTATTAATGCACACCgtcttttaaatgtttttaaatacttcACATGGATACCGATTGTTattggaatatttttaataacaaaacagATGTGGTATCGCAGTCTTTCAGAACCAAATGACACGTTAAATCGCATACAagtaacaacaataacaacaacagcaTTACGTCCGGAGGATAATAATTTCCTACGTCAACCGAATCAGCAACTCGCCTTGATAAGACCCGCGAATCGTAATCGCAACCGCGTCTTCAATAAGTGA
- the LOC130667682 gene encoding odorant receptor 22c-like, with protein sequence MYNRDEKSDYLTTTSCEELWSLDITILNTVGVSLRDAFGGEYRKSNLLEITLYIVGLIVHSLFIYFALYTLYVVRNFDLDFITDFIPLVFGMSMTILKGSTLWFYRHELFTILKEFNTRWIYTRTKVHLLNKINDLISTSKRVRYSYMIAIVIISLSYGLRSYVLLFTYYFKTVVLQSNGTMDFSIAFYPLTYPFTHQTMNRYILLLMYEQCVNYFAVCYITCDTIFIQLMTHTSINFLVLADDFKNMNQHIDVCDNHSDCIQHFIELVNQHRSMLSICEKIESSYSMIAFFTMVLNGLDLCICILSLDKQLSEGNWELVTKNVVHAFAIFVQIIIYCNFSNTATEMTARIQKSIYDSEWTSCSIKFKKLLFLMMTCTSEKYTFSAYGIIALDREQMRTIFQTTMSYFTLLRSFT encoded by the exons ATGTATAACAGAGATGAAAAAAGCGATTACCTGACTACAACATCATGTGAAGAGCTTTGGAGTTTAGATATAACAATTTTGAATACAGTAGGTGTATCACTTCGTGATGCATTTGGTGGTGAATATcgtaaatcaaatttattagaaattacATTATATATTGTGGGGCTTATTGTACATagtttattcatatatttcgCTTTATACACATTGTATGTTGtcagaaattttgatttagattttattaCTGATTTCATCCCGCTTGTATTTGGTATGTCAATGACTATTCTAAAG ggATCAACGTTATGGTTTTATCGACatgaattatttacaattttgaaAGAGTTTAATACGAGATGGATTTATACCAGGACAAAAGTCcatttactaaataaaattaacgacCTTATTAGTACTTCGAAAAGAGTACGTTACTCCTATATGATTGCCATTGTAATTATCAGTTTATCTTATGGCCTACGTTCATATGT GTTACTATTTACTTACTACTTCAAAACAGTTGTCCTTCAATCGAATGGTACAATGGATTTTTCAATTGCTTTCTATCCACTTACATATCCATTTACGCATCAGACAATGAATCGatacattttattgttaatgtaTGAGCAATGtgttaattattttgctgTTTGTTACATAACATGTGATACTATTTTCATTCAACTTATGACGCACacttcaattaattttctg GTACTGGctgatgattttaaaaatatgaatcagCATATTGATGTTTGTGATAACCACAGCGATTGCATTCAACATTttatagaattagttaatcaACATCGTTCTATGTTATC aatatgtgaaaaaattgaatcttCATACAGCATGATTGCATTTTTTACAATGGTATTAAACGGATTGGATCTTTGTATATGTATTCTTTCTTTAGATAAA caATTATCGGAAGGAAATTGGGAATTGGTAACAAAAAATGTAGTTCATGCATTTGCAATTTTCgtccaaataataatttactgcaatttttcaaatacgGCTACAGAAatg acagCACGTATTCAAAAGTCAATTTATGATTCAGAGTGGACGAGTTgtagtattaaatttaaaaaattattatttttaatgatgacATGTACCAGTGAAAAATATACGTTTTCAGCATATGGTATCATTGCACTTGATCGTGAGCAAATGAGGACG ATATTTCAAACTACGATGAGTTACTTTACACTTTTAAGAagttttacataa
- the LOC130667676 gene encoding sensory neuron membrane protein 2-like isoform X3 produces the protein MEGENPIIEERGPYVYNLNMKKRVTHVDEKLDEMAFTIFRTYQFNKSASGSFSEDDQVVLLNSAYLGTLNTIATKFPAFIGRFGNSIHNLFPKTYDVFLRGKVKDILFDGLPLICDPVKYKDLAMLCNFLKGKKPPIIKDTDKPGVYSYSLFDKNNYTDSDPFTVNRGVENKDALGNTTSYKNLRITKYWSEKECNVVSGTDSITWAPMTEKLPFVSVYEPNICRRMTPNFKREVIVNGLMGYRYELDETTWLKENMGCYCLPNAKKVPECLQTGLLEITKCQDAPVIFSEPHFLHADPNLLEYARGLKPDPIEHTTFITIEPLSGAPLSGSKKIQLNLNLQRIPGITLLANVSEGLFPILWAEEANVARVELLGPVINAHRLLNVFKYFTWIPIVIGIFLITKQMWYRSLSEPNDTLNRIQVTTITTTALRPEDNNFLRQPNQQLALIRPANRNRNRVFNK, from the exons ATGGAAGGAGAAAATCCTATTATCGAAGAACGTGGCCCCTAtgtttataa CTTAAACATGAAGAAACGAGTGACACACGTGGATGAAAAACTTGACGAGATGGCTTTCACCATATTTAGAACTTATCAGTTCAACAAAAGTGCATCCGGAAGTTTTTCTGAAGATGATCAAGTCGTTTTATTAAACAGTGCTTATTTAGGAACCCTCAACACT ATAGCAACTAAATTTCCGGCGTTCATCGGCCGTTTTGGCAACAgtatacataatttatttcctaAAACTTACGATGTATTTTTACGTGGCAAAGTAAAAGACATATTATTCGACGGATTGCCATTGATATGCGACCCTGTTAAATACAAAGATCTAGCTATGTTATGTAACTTTCTCAAAGGAAAAAAGCCACCCATAATTAAAGACACCGACAAACCAGGCGTCTATTCATACAGTTTGTTCGacaaa AATAATTATACCGATAGTGATCCCTTTACAGTAAATCGTGGTGTTGAAAATAAAGACGCGTTAGGTAACACAACGTCGTACAAAAATTTACGTATAACAAAATATTGGAGTGAAAAAGAATGCAATGTAGTGTCGGGTACAGATTCAATAACTTGGGCACCAATGACTGAAAAGTTACCATTTGTATCGGTATACGAACCTAATATATGTCG ACGAATGACGCCAAATTTTAAAAGAGAAGTAATAGTAAATGGTTTAATGGGCTACCGGTATGAACTGGATGAAACTACATGGCTAAAAGAAAATATGGGTTGTTACTGTCTACCTAATGCAAAAAAAGTACCGGAATGTCTGCAAACCGGTCTTCTAGAAATCACCAAATGTcag gaTGCACCGGTAATATTTTCTGAACCGCATTTTCTTCATGCGGATCCGAACCTTTTGGAGTATGCACGTGGCTTAAAACCAGATCCAATTGAACACACGACATTTATAACAATCGAGCCTCTGAGCGGAGCACCACTCAGTggttctaaaaaaattcaacttaatctaAACTTACAAAGAATTCCTGGCATCACTTTGCTCGCAAATGTTTCCGAAGGACTTTTTCCAATTCTTTGGGCCGAAgag gCAAATGTAGCACGTGTTGAATTGCTGGGACCAGTTATTAATGCACACCgtcttttaaatgtttttaaatacttcACATGGATACCGATTGTTattggaatatttttaataacaaaacagATGTGGTATCGCAGTCTTTCAGAACCAAATGACACGTTAAATCGCATACAagtaacaacaataacaacaacagcaTTACGTCCGGAGGATAATAATTTCCTACGTCAACCGAATCAGCAACTCGCCTTGATAAGACCCGCGAATCGTAATCGCAACCGCGTCTTCAATAAGTGA